A single genomic interval of Rhododendron vialii isolate Sample 1 chromosome 3a, ASM3025357v1 harbors:
- the LOC131321176 gene encoding uncharacterized protein LOC131321176 encodes MVATDYFTKWTKAIPLKSVAKKQVIDFLEEYIFCRFGIPKTITVDQASVFNGQEVMAYASSFGVKILNSSPYYAQANGQVESTNKIIKNTLSKMITNNPREWHELLPKVLWAYRMSKRDSTKATSYELVYGQAAVLPIEINVASHRIARHYDPCNFDFEEAMYRELDGLEESRIDALNNIQAQKKKLERIYNKRIQEKSFAEGDLVWKAILPLDKKKKGKFGKWSPNWEGPFRVLKVLRGGAYQLESVLGVAHGRTINGKYLKTYFPSPWESIDA; translated from the coding sequence ATGGTGGCTACTGATTATTTCACAAAGTGGACAAAAGCTATTCCATTAAAAAGTGTGGCTAAAAAACAAGTGATTGATTTCTTAGAGGAATATATTTTCTGTCGATTTGGTATTCCTAAAACGATTACGGTTGACCAAGCATCTGTATTTAATGGTCAAGAAGTAATGGCTTATGCTAGTTCATTTGGAGTCAAAATTTTAAACTCTTCTCCTTATTATGCCCAGGCAAATGGGCAAGTGGAATCTACtaataaaattattaagaacACCTTATCCAAAATGATTACTAATAATCCTAGAGAATGGCATGAGTTGTTGCCAAAAGTTTTATGGGCTTACAGAATGTCAAAAAGGGATAGTACAAAAGCTACATCATATGAATTGGTATATGGACAAGCTGCAGTTTTGCCCATTGAAATTAATGTTGCTTCTCACAGAATTGCTAGGCATTATGATCCatgtaattttgattttgaagaagCAATGTATAGAGAGTTAGATGgactggaagagtccagaattGATGCTTTAAACAACATACAAGCACAGAAGAAAAAACTAGAAAGAATTTACAATAAAAGAATTCAAGAAAAATCATTTGCAGAGGGTGATTTAGTATGGAAGGCAATTTTGCCATtagacaagaaaaagaaaggaaaatttggcaaatggtctccaaattgggagGGACCCTTTCGTGTATTAAAAGTTTTAAGAGGTGGGGCTTATCAACTGGAGTCAGTCCTTGGAGTTGCACATGGGAGAACGATTAATGGGAAATACTTGAAAACATACTTTCCATCCCCTTGGGAATCAATCGATGCATGA
- the LOC131321177 gene encoding uncharacterized protein LOC131321177 has translation MARNQPTVEVPVNVNVNPGQNGGLSNPVTEVPSSQVFDDPTFENVFTGVNRIPIGNQHYGQNQSFYQSIPTAIPIGSGVGNNGNNIPNVFNARIENQTLNPNINRNDNRNVPNMASVDPNMYGYDPPNRMRQDYPYGYDMRPEIHNQTRRIQEPYFRAQLMNIMQDMYGPGLRRIEKPMFKKSYPNWVDNVLFPRHYRIPDLVLFNGEENQSTVEHVGRFCLQIGEADLQEALKLKLFPHSLTRTAFSWFISLPPNSIHSWREMEEQFHSQFFRHAPEISVADLAKIKQRPSESVEQYMTRFKKVRNQCHFYIPKTEIVKIGQEGLEYDFKKHFTRTKFRNLFDFTSKAIGYEAILMGGEFRKRKSLGTYYQDLEGDVEIDVAQVIGKAPIVCDTLTKAEKPVNMPLLHPNRRNQANFRQYSFDLSKADQLFDELINQKIVTLSAGHIIPPEKDRKGKYYCKWHNSFRHNTNNCVTFRNCVQDLIQKGLL, from the coding sequence ATGGCACGAAATCAACCAACAGTGGAAGTACCAGTTAATGTAAATGTTAATCCTGGGCAAAACGGTGGACTTTCCAATCCCGTTACTGAAGTGCCTTCTTCACAGGTATTTGATGACCcaacttttgaaaatgtttttacTGGAGTTAATAGAATTCCAATTGGGAATCAGCATTATGGGCAAAATCAAAGTTTTTATCAAAGTATACCAACTGCAATTCCTATTGGATCAGGAGTTGGAAATAATGGGAATAATATCCCAAATGTGTTCAATGCAAGGATTGAAAACCAAACTCTTAATCCAAATATAAATAGGAATGATAATAGGAATGTTCCAAATATGGCTAGTGTTGACCCAAACATGTATGGGTATGATCCACCAAATAGAATGAGGCAAGATTACCCTTATGGGTATGACATGAGACCAGAGATTCATAACCAAACAAGGAGAATACAAGAGCCCTACTTCAGGGCTCAACTCATGAATATCATGCAAGATATGTATGGTCCTGGACTTAGAAGGATTGAAAAACCTATGTTCAAAAAATCTTATCCAAATTGGGTAGACAACGTGCTTTTTCCTAGGCATTATAGAATCCCAGATTTAGTTCTTTTCAATGGAGAAGAAAATCAATCAACCGTGGAACATGTGGGAAGATTTTGCCTACAAATAGGTGAAGCAGACTTGCAGGAAGCTTTGAAATTAAAACTATTCCCTCATTCTCTTACTAGAACTGCATTCTCATGGTTTATAAGTTTACCTCCAAATTCCATTCATTCTTGGAGAGAGATGGAAGAACAATTCCATAGTCAGTTCTTTAGGCATGCTCCAGAGATTTCAGTAGCAGACTTGGCCAAAATCAAACAAAGGCCTTCAGAGTCTGTCGAGCAATACATGACTAGATTTAAGAAAGTCAGAAATCAATGTCATTTTTATATTCCAAAGACCGAAATAGTTAAAATTGGCCAAGAGGGACTTGAGTATGATTTTAAGAAACATTTTACTAGAACAAAATTTAGGAATCTGTTTGATTTTACATCAAAAGCCATAGGATATGAGGCTATTCTGATGGGGGGTGAATTTAGAAAGCGTAAATCACTTGGAACATATTATCAAGATTTAGAAGGTGATGTAGAAATTGATGTTGCCCAAGTAATTGGTAAAGCCCCAATTGTTTGTGATACTTTAACAAAGGCTGAGAAGCCTGTGAATATGCCTTTATTGCATCCAAATAGAAGGAATCAAGCAAATTTTAGGCAATATTCATTTGATTTGTCTAAAGCAGACCAATTGTTTGATGAGTTAATCAATCAAAAAATTGTAACTTTGTCAGCAGGACATATTATTCCTCCAGAAAAGGAtaggaaaggaaaatattatTGTAAATGGCATAATTCCTTTAGACACaatactaacaattgtgttacatttcgAAATTGTGTACAGGACCTAATTCAGAAAGGACTGTTATAG